Proteins found in one Primulina eburnea isolate SZY01 chromosome 16, ASM2296580v1, whole genome shotgun sequence genomic segment:
- the LOC140816466 gene encoding uncharacterized protein isoform X3, giving the protein MDFPQPFLTNVYIQNHAKAAVPLLWSRVQVQGQISLLAGAALSFGLAHYSMSEFELLAEELLMSDSIIRVFGALRMSVKMFLMWNSSLLIDGGGDENVETSLLEASNLIVLKESSLIHSNANLGVHGQGLLNLSGSGDCIEAQHLVLSLFYSVNIGPGSILRGPLKNASGDALTLKLDCQSQVCATELLHPPEDCNVNSSLPFTLQICRVEDILVEGNVEGSVVHFHRARTIKVPSSGIISTSGMGCIGGIGQGNVSSTGIGGGGGHGGKGGMGCYEDDCAAGGISYGNANLPCELGSGSGNESSAVFTAGGGILVMGSLEHPLLNLDVEGSIRADGESFQEKYDIDNAYVEPGGGSGGTILVFLHFLALGEFGTLSSVGGHGSLGGGGGGGGGRIHFHWSDIATGDEYWPLAVVNGSVNSRGGLGGNQGHTGENGTVSGKACPKGLYGIFCEECPVGTYKNYTGSDRSLCFSCPSDQLPNRGGYVHVRGGITETPCPYKCISERYHMPHCYTALEELIYTFGGPWLFCLLLLGLLILLALVLSVARMKFIGVEELSGPDPMQQGSQIDHSFPFLESLNEVLETNRVEESQSHVHRMYFMGPNTFSEPWHLPHIPPEQVKEIVYEGAFNTFVDEMNSLAAYQWWEGSLHSILCFLAYPLAWSWQQWRRRIKLQRIREFVRSEYDHACLRSCRSRALYEGLKVAATPDLLLAYVDFFLGGDEKRSDLPPSLRQRLPMSLLFGGNGSYMTPFSLHNDGIITSLMSQSVPPTTWYRFVAGLNAQLRLVRRGYLRSKLRPVILWLEVYANPRLRTYGVCVDLAWFGATTASYCHYGLLVYAVEEEADPVSLSWPDGSRGDQEHSRAINISPKDGTYSDRTRGTTEGNPRPKIYGGILDSSNLKVLEEKRGIFFALSFLIHNTKPVGHQDLVGLVISILLLGDFSLVLLTLLQLYSFSLADVFFVLLILPLGILLPFPAGINALFSHGPRRSAGLARVYALWNILSLINVGVAFICGYLHFRTQSSKRFPNFQSWNKDENEWWIFPFALVLCKCIQSKLVNWHVANLEIQDRSLYSNDFDLFWQS; this is encoded by the exons ATGGATTTTCCTCAACCATTTTTGACCAATGTCTACATCCAGAACCATGCTAAGGCAGCTGTTCCCTTGTTGTGGAGTCGCGTTCAG GTTCAAGGACAAATCAGCCTCTTGGCTGGAGCAGCGTTGAGCTTTGGACTTGCACATTATTCTATGTCGGAGTTTGAACTGTTGGCAGAAGAGCTTTTGATGAGTGATTCTATAATTAGA GTTTTTGGTGCCCTTCGCATGTCTGTTAAAATGTTTCTAATGTGGAACTCAAGTTTGCTGATAGATGGTGGTGGAGACGAAAATGTCGAGACCTCTTTACTCGAGGCTAGTAATCTCATTGTTCTCAAG GAATCATCCCTCATCCATTCTAATGCGAACTTAGGAGTTCATGGGCAAGGTTTATTGAATTTGTCAGGATCTGGAGATTGTATTGAAGCACAACATCTTGTGTTATCCTTGTTTTATAGTGTCAAT ATTGGACCTGGGTCTATTCTCCGCGGTCCTTTGAAAAATGCCTCTGGAGATGCTTT AACGCTGAAACTAGATTGTCAGTCGCAAGTTTGTGCTACTGAACTACTTCATCCACCTGAAGATTGCAATGTGAATTCTTCTTTGCCTTTTACCCTACAG ATTTGTCGTGTGGAGGATATCCTTGTTGAAGGAAACGTTGAAGGTTCTGTTGTTCATTTTCACAGAGCAAGAACCATCAAGGTTCCCTCCTCTGGAATCATTAGCACATCTGGAATGG GCTGCATTGGTGGCATTGGTCAAGGAAACGTCTCGAGTACTGGCATTGGCGGCGGCGGCGGTCATGGTGGTAAAGGTGGAATGGGCTGTTACGAAGATGACTGTGCCGCGGGTGGCATATCGTATGGAAATGCAAATTTGCCCTGTGAATTGGGTAGTGGAAGCGGAAATGAGAGCTCAGCTGTGTTTACTGCTGGTGGCGGCATTTTGG TGATGGGTTCATTGGAGCATCCCTTGTTGAATTTAGATGTTGAAGGCTCTATTAGGGCTGATGGGGAGAGTTTCCAAGAGAAGTACGATATTGATAATGCATATGTTGAACCTGGGGGTGGATCTGGGGGAACTATATTGGTTTTTTTGCACTTTTTGGCTCTCGGTGAATTTGGCACTTTATCAAGTGTTGGAGGTCATGGTAGCcttggtggtggtggaggtggaggtggtggcAGGATTCATTTTCACTGGTCGGACATTGCCACTGGAGATGAATATTGGCCATTAGCTGTAGTGAATGGGAGCGTTAATTCGAG GGGTGGATTAGGTGGCAACCAAGGTCATACTGGTGAAAATGGAACTGTTAGTGGAAAAGCTTGCCCCAAAGGACTGTATGGGATATTCTGTGAG GAATGTCCTGTTGgcacatataaaaattatacTGGATCTGATAGATCCCTCTGTTTTTCATGCCCAAGTGATCAGCTTCCCAATCGTGGTGGTTATGTTCATGTCCGAG GTGGTATTACAGAAACACCTTGCCCTTATAAATGCATTTCTGAGAGATATCACATGCCACACTGCTATACAGCTCTTGAAGAGTTGATATATACATTCGGAGGACCCTGGCTGTTTTGTCTGCTTCTTTTGGGCCTACTGATTTTACTTGCTTTGGTGCTAAGTGTTGCACGGATGAAGTTCATTGGGGTTGAGGAGTTATCAGGCCCAGATCCTATGCAGCAGGGTTCTCAAATAGATCACTCATTCCCTTTTCTGGAGTCCCTTAATGAA GTTTTGGAAACTAACAGAGTTGAAGAGTCACAGAGTCATGTGCACAGAATGTATTTTATGGGTCCTAATACATTTAGTGAACCTTGGCATCTTCCTCATATACCTCCTGAACAAGTTAAGGAGATAGT GTATGAGGGTGCATTTAATACCTTTGTGGATGAGATGAATTCTCTTGCTGCATATCAGTGGTGGGAAGGATCACTACATAGTATTCTTTGTTTTCTCGCATATCCCCTTGCATGGTCTTGGCAACAATGGAGACGGAGAATCAAGTTACAAAGAATACGAGAATTTGTGCGGTCTGAATATGATCATGCTTGCTTACGATCTTGCCGTTCACGTGCTCTATATGAGGGTTTGAAG GTGGCTGCTACTCCGGATTTACTGCTAGCTTATGTTGACTTTTTCCTTGGAGGAGATGAAAAGAGAAGCGATCTTCCTCCTAGTCTTCGCCAAAGATTACCAATGTCTCTATTATTTGGAGGAAATGGAAGCTACATGACTCCTTTCTCACTTCATAATGATGGTATCATTACCAGTCTCATGAGTCAG TCTGTGCCACCGACCACGTGGTATCGCTTTGTGGCAGGTCTAAATGCACAGTTGCGCCTGGTACGTCGGGGTTACCTTCGATCAAAACTTCGTCCTGTCATCCTCTGGCTTGAAGTTTATGCAAATCCCAGATTAAGGACCTATGGTGTGTGTGTGGATCTTGCTTGGTTTGGGGCAACCACTGCTAGCTATTGTCATTATGGACTCTTGGTTTATGCTGTTGAAGAAGAAGCGGACCCTGTATCATTAAGTTGGCCTGATGGATCACGTGGAGACCAAGAACATTCACG TGCCATCAATATCTCTCCAAAAGACGGAACATACTCAGATCGAACTCGTGGGACCACCGAAGGCAATCCAAGGCCTAAGATTTATGGTGGAATTTTGGATAGTAGCAACTTAAAGGTGCTTGAGGAGAAAAGAGGGATATTTTTTGCACTCTCTTTTCTGATTCACAATACTAAACCGGTTGGCCATCAG GACCTGGTCGGTTTGGTAATCTCTATCCTGCTTCTAGGAGATTTTAGCCTGGTGTTACTCACTTTGCTTCAGTTGTACTCATTTTCTTTAGCAGATGTGTTTTTTGTATTGCTTATTTTACCCCTGGGGATTTTACTTCCATTCCCTGCTGGTATCAATGCTTTATTCAGTCACGGACCACGGCGATCAGCAGGTCTTGCACGTGTATATGCTTTGTGGAACATTTTGTCCTTGATAAATGTT GGTGTTGCGTTCATTTGTGGCTATCTTCACTTCCGTACTCAGTCGAGTAAGAGATTTCCAAATTTCCAGTCATGGAACAA GGACGAAAATGAATGGTGGATTTTTCCATTTGCACTTGTTTTGTGCAAGTGCATCCAATCGAAGCTCGTTAATTGGCATGTTGCAAATCTGGAAATTCAAGACCGTTCGTTGTATAGTAACGACTTTGACTTGTTTTGGCAGTCATGA
- the LOC140816466 gene encoding uncharacterized protein isoform X1 produces the protein MAVSGVCYVISRPAVVVVFALLLSVFANPSLILVSSADAGSDFDEMDSDVLLFHQDYTPPAPPPPPPHPPSLSCEYDLGGVGSLDTTCQIVSDLNLSKNVYIEGDGNFVILPNVTLNCSSFSGCELTINVTGNFTLGQNSSIITGTFQLVAGNASFGNGSAVTTTGLAGLPPPQTSGTPQGLDGAGGGHGGRGAACLNDESKLAEDVWGGDAYSWSSLEKPWSYGSRGGTTSREVDYGGGGGGRVMIVVKSLLEVNGSVLADGGDGGNKGGGGSGGSIYIKAYKMIGIGRISACGGNGFAGGGGGRVSVDIFSRHDEPVISVHGGSSLGCPSNAGAAGTFYDTVPRSLTVSNHYKSTYTDTLLMDFPQPFLTNVYIQNHAKAAVPLLWSRVQVQGQISLLAGAALSFGLAHYSMSEFELLAEELLMSDSIIRVFGALRMSVKMFLMWNSSLLIDGGGDENVETSLLEASNLIVLKESSLIHSNANLGVHGQGLLNLSGSGDCIEAQHLVLSLFYSVNIGPGSILRGPLKNASGDALTLKLDCQSQVCATELLHPPEDCNVNSSLPFTLQICRVEDILVEGNVEGSVVHFHRARTIKVPSSGIISTSGMGCIGGIGQGNVSSTGIGGGGGHGGKGGMGCYEDDCAAGGISYGNANLPCELGSGSGNESSAVFTAGGGILVMGSLEHPLLNLDVEGSIRADGESFQEKYDIDNAYVEPGGGSGGTILVFLHFLALGEFGTLSSVGGHGSLGGGGGGGGGRIHFHWSDIATGDEYWPLAVVNGSVNSRGGLGGNQGHTGENGTVSGKACPKGLYGIFCEECPVGTYKNYTGSDRSLCFSCPSDQLPNRGGYVHVRGGITETPCPYKCISERYHMPHCYTALEELIYTFGGPWLFCLLLLGLLILLALVLSVARMKFIGVEELSGPDPMQQGSQIDHSFPFLESLNEVLETNRVEESQSHVHRMYFMGPNTFSEPWHLPHIPPEQVKEIVYEGAFNTFVDEMNSLAAYQWWEGSLHSILCFLAYPLAWSWQQWRRRIKLQRIREFVRSEYDHACLRSCRSRALYEGLKVAATPDLLLAYVDFFLGGDEKRSDLPPSLRQRLPMSLLFGGNGSYMTPFSLHNDGIITSLMSQSVPPTTWYRFVAGLNAQLRLVRRGYLRSKLRPVILWLEVYANPRLRTYGVCVDLAWFGATTASYCHYGLLVYAVEEEADPVSLSWPDGSRGDQEHSRAINISPKDGTYSDRTRGTTEGNPRPKIYGGILDSSNLKVLEEKRGIFFALSFLIHNTKPVGHQDLVGLVISILLLGDFSLVLLTLLQLYSFSLADVFFVLLILPLGILLPFPAGINALFSHGPRRSAGLARVYALWNILSLINVGVAFICGYLHFRTQSSKRFPNFQSWNKDENEWWIFPFALVLCKCIQSKLVNWHVANLEIQDRSLYSNDFDLFWQS, from the exons ATGGCTGTTTCCGGTGTTTGTTATGTGATTTCACGTCCCGCGGTAGTGGTGGTGTTCGCGCTACTACTGAGTGTGTTcgcaaaccctagtttgattcTGGTGTCGTCTGCTGACGCGGGCTCGGATTTTGACGAGATGGATTCGGATGTGCTGTTGTTTCACCAGGACTATACGCCACCGGCGCCTCCTCCTCCGCCGCCGCACCCTCCGTCGTTGTCATGTGAGTACGATTTAGGTGGGGTTGGTTCTTTGGATACGACTTGCCAGATTGTGTCCGATCTGAATTTGTCGAAGAATGTGTACATAGAAGGGGATGGTAATTTTGTGATTTTGCCAAATGTTACTCTGAACTGTTCGTCCTTCTCGGGATGCGAGCTTACCATTAACGTCACGGGGAACTTCACGTTAGGCCAAAATTCTTCCATAATCACTGGAACATTTCAATTAGTTGCAGGAAATGCAAGTTTCGGCAACGGTTCTGCTGTGACTACCACCGGGTTGGCAGGTTTGCCACCGCCTCAGACAAGTGGGACTCCACAGGGGTTGGATGGAGCGGGAGGGGGGCACGGGGGAAGAGGGGCGGCGTGTTTGAATGATGAGAGTAAGCTTGCGGAAGATGTGTGGGGCGGGGATGCTTATTCATGGTCAAGCTTGGAGAAGCCGTGGAGTTATGGTAGTAGAGGTGGGACAACGAGCAGGGAGGTTGACTAtggaggtggtggaggtggGAGGGTAATGATTGTAGTTAAATCCCTCTTGGAGGTAAATGGCAGTGTCTTGGCAGATGGAGGAGATGGAGGTAATAAAGGTGGAGGCGGGTCTGGAGGTAGCATCTACATCAAGGCTTATAAGAT GATTGGGATAGGTAGAATAAGTGCTTGTGGGGGTAACGGTTTtgctggaggtggtggtggtagAGTGTCCGTTGATATATTCAGTAGGCACGATGAACCTGTCATATCCGTGCACG GAGGAAGTAGTCTTGGCTGTCCTTCCAATGCTGGTGCCGCGGGTACATTTTATGACACTGTTCCTCGCAGCCTCACTGTCAGCAATCATTACAAATCAACATATACAGACACCTTGCTTATGGATTTTCCTCAACCATTTTTGACCAATGTCTACATCCAGAACCATGCTAAGGCAGCTGTTCCCTTGTTGTGGAGTCGCGTTCAG GTTCAAGGACAAATCAGCCTCTTGGCTGGAGCAGCGTTGAGCTTTGGACTTGCACATTATTCTATGTCGGAGTTTGAACTGTTGGCAGAAGAGCTTTTGATGAGTGATTCTATAATTAGA GTTTTTGGTGCCCTTCGCATGTCTGTTAAAATGTTTCTAATGTGGAACTCAAGTTTGCTGATAGATGGTGGTGGAGACGAAAATGTCGAGACCTCTTTACTCGAGGCTAGTAATCTCATTGTTCTCAAG GAATCATCCCTCATCCATTCTAATGCGAACTTAGGAGTTCATGGGCAAGGTTTATTGAATTTGTCAGGATCTGGAGATTGTATTGAAGCACAACATCTTGTGTTATCCTTGTTTTATAGTGTCAAT ATTGGACCTGGGTCTATTCTCCGCGGTCCTTTGAAAAATGCCTCTGGAGATGCTTT AACGCTGAAACTAGATTGTCAGTCGCAAGTTTGTGCTACTGAACTACTTCATCCACCTGAAGATTGCAATGTGAATTCTTCTTTGCCTTTTACCCTACAG ATTTGTCGTGTGGAGGATATCCTTGTTGAAGGAAACGTTGAAGGTTCTGTTGTTCATTTTCACAGAGCAAGAACCATCAAGGTTCCCTCCTCTGGAATCATTAGCACATCTGGAATGG GCTGCATTGGTGGCATTGGTCAAGGAAACGTCTCGAGTACTGGCATTGGCGGCGGCGGCGGTCATGGTGGTAAAGGTGGAATGGGCTGTTACGAAGATGACTGTGCCGCGGGTGGCATATCGTATGGAAATGCAAATTTGCCCTGTGAATTGGGTAGTGGAAGCGGAAATGAGAGCTCAGCTGTGTTTACTGCTGGTGGCGGCATTTTGG TGATGGGTTCATTGGAGCATCCCTTGTTGAATTTAGATGTTGAAGGCTCTATTAGGGCTGATGGGGAGAGTTTCCAAGAGAAGTACGATATTGATAATGCATATGTTGAACCTGGGGGTGGATCTGGGGGAACTATATTGGTTTTTTTGCACTTTTTGGCTCTCGGTGAATTTGGCACTTTATCAAGTGTTGGAGGTCATGGTAGCcttggtggtggtggaggtggaggtggtggcAGGATTCATTTTCACTGGTCGGACATTGCCACTGGAGATGAATATTGGCCATTAGCTGTAGTGAATGGGAGCGTTAATTCGAG GGGTGGATTAGGTGGCAACCAAGGTCATACTGGTGAAAATGGAACTGTTAGTGGAAAAGCTTGCCCCAAAGGACTGTATGGGATATTCTGTGAG GAATGTCCTGTTGgcacatataaaaattatacTGGATCTGATAGATCCCTCTGTTTTTCATGCCCAAGTGATCAGCTTCCCAATCGTGGTGGTTATGTTCATGTCCGAG GTGGTATTACAGAAACACCTTGCCCTTATAAATGCATTTCTGAGAGATATCACATGCCACACTGCTATACAGCTCTTGAAGAGTTGATATATACATTCGGAGGACCCTGGCTGTTTTGTCTGCTTCTTTTGGGCCTACTGATTTTACTTGCTTTGGTGCTAAGTGTTGCACGGATGAAGTTCATTGGGGTTGAGGAGTTATCAGGCCCAGATCCTATGCAGCAGGGTTCTCAAATAGATCACTCATTCCCTTTTCTGGAGTCCCTTAATGAA GTTTTGGAAACTAACAGAGTTGAAGAGTCACAGAGTCATGTGCACAGAATGTATTTTATGGGTCCTAATACATTTAGTGAACCTTGGCATCTTCCTCATATACCTCCTGAACAAGTTAAGGAGATAGT GTATGAGGGTGCATTTAATACCTTTGTGGATGAGATGAATTCTCTTGCTGCATATCAGTGGTGGGAAGGATCACTACATAGTATTCTTTGTTTTCTCGCATATCCCCTTGCATGGTCTTGGCAACAATGGAGACGGAGAATCAAGTTACAAAGAATACGAGAATTTGTGCGGTCTGAATATGATCATGCTTGCTTACGATCTTGCCGTTCACGTGCTCTATATGAGGGTTTGAAG GTGGCTGCTACTCCGGATTTACTGCTAGCTTATGTTGACTTTTTCCTTGGAGGAGATGAAAAGAGAAGCGATCTTCCTCCTAGTCTTCGCCAAAGATTACCAATGTCTCTATTATTTGGAGGAAATGGAAGCTACATGACTCCTTTCTCACTTCATAATGATGGTATCATTACCAGTCTCATGAGTCAG TCTGTGCCACCGACCACGTGGTATCGCTTTGTGGCAGGTCTAAATGCACAGTTGCGCCTGGTACGTCGGGGTTACCTTCGATCAAAACTTCGTCCTGTCATCCTCTGGCTTGAAGTTTATGCAAATCCCAGATTAAGGACCTATGGTGTGTGTGTGGATCTTGCTTGGTTTGGGGCAACCACTGCTAGCTATTGTCATTATGGACTCTTGGTTTATGCTGTTGAAGAAGAAGCGGACCCTGTATCATTAAGTTGGCCTGATGGATCACGTGGAGACCAAGAACATTCACG TGCCATCAATATCTCTCCAAAAGACGGAACATACTCAGATCGAACTCGTGGGACCACCGAAGGCAATCCAAGGCCTAAGATTTATGGTGGAATTTTGGATAGTAGCAACTTAAAGGTGCTTGAGGAGAAAAGAGGGATATTTTTTGCACTCTCTTTTCTGATTCACAATACTAAACCGGTTGGCCATCAG GACCTGGTCGGTTTGGTAATCTCTATCCTGCTTCTAGGAGATTTTAGCCTGGTGTTACTCACTTTGCTTCAGTTGTACTCATTTTCTTTAGCAGATGTGTTTTTTGTATTGCTTATTTTACCCCTGGGGATTTTACTTCCATTCCCTGCTGGTATCAATGCTTTATTCAGTCACGGACCACGGCGATCAGCAGGTCTTGCACGTGTATATGCTTTGTGGAACATTTTGTCCTTGATAAATGTT GGTGTTGCGTTCATTTGTGGCTATCTTCACTTCCGTACTCAGTCGAGTAAGAGATTTCCAAATTTCCAGTCATGGAACAA GGACGAAAATGAATGGTGGATTTTTCCATTTGCACTTGTTTTGTGCAAGTGCATCCAATCGAAGCTCGTTAATTGGCATGTTGCAAATCTGGAAATTCAAGACCGTTCGTTGTATAGTAACGACTTTGACTTGTTTTGGCAGTCATGA